The proteins below come from a single Octopus sinensis linkage group LG10, ASM634580v1, whole genome shotgun sequence genomic window:
- the LOC118765148 gene encoding histone H2B, gonadal has protein sequence MPPKVSAKGAKKAAKPKPARSGDKKRKRKRKESYSIYIYKVLKQVHPDTGISSKAMSIMNSFVNDLFERIAAESSRLAHYNKRSTISSREVQTAVRLLLPGELAKHAVSEGTKAVTKYTSSK, from the coding sequence ATGCCACCCAAAGTGAGTGCCAAAGGAGCTAAGAAAGCTGCGAAACCGAAACCGGCCCGCAGTGGTgacaaaaagaggaagaggaagaggaaggaaagctattctatctatatctataaagtaTTGAAGCAGGTGCACCCGGACACGGGTATCTCTAGCAAGGCTATGTCCATTATGAACAGCTTCGTCAACGACCTGTTCGAAAGAATCGCCGCAGAGTCCAGCCGCCTTGCCCACTACAATAAACGATCGACCATTAGCAGTCGTGAGGTGCAGACAGCAGTTCGTCTTTTGTTACCGGGTGAATTAGCCAAACACGCCGTATCAGAAGGAACCAAAGCCGTCACTAAATACACCAGCAGCAAATGA